The following are encoded in a window of Stigmatopora nigra isolate UIUO_SnigA chromosome 23, RoL_Snig_1.1, whole genome shotgun sequence genomic DNA:
- the ppfia2 gene encoding liprin-alpha-2 isoform X3, translating into MMCEVMPTISEDTALSQRGSQSGSADPDSHFEQLMVNMLDERDRLLDTLRETQESLGLSQQHLQDVIYDRDSLQRQLSSALPQEFAALTKELNACREQLLEKEEEISELKAERNNTRLLLEHLECLVSRHERSLRMTVVKRQAQSPSGVSSEVEVLKALKSLFEHHKALDEKVRERLRVSLERVSVLEEDLTAANQEIVALREQNAQIQRKVASGDAADNVPEGGEPQQKVHGKRLSNGALESVREAGQVAELQDLLEKQNYELAQMKERMSSLSSRVSEVEQELETARKDLIKSEEMNNKYQRDIKEAMCQKEDMEERIVTLEKRYLSAQRESTSVHDINDKLENELANKEAFLRQMEEKNRQLQERLELAEQKLQQTMRKAETLPEVEAELAQRIAALTKAEERHGNIEERMRHLECQLEEKNQELLRARQREKMNEEHNKRLSDTVDRLLTESNERLQLHLKERMAALEEKNLLIQDSEVYRKQYEESIHEKTHLAEEMEKLRSELDQFRLRVGSLTEPTLSRSHLDTSGELRFSLGSLAETQSDHYRSAKVIRRPRRGRVGLRETKAKSLGEQEWRSQQLASGHFESDTEMSDMDDDDRETLFSSMDLLSPGGHSDAQTLAMMLQEQLDAINKEIRLIQEEKESTELRAEEIESRVASVSLEGLNLARMHHHHHGASITASATASSLASSSPPSGHSTPKLDPRSPARDMGVMTLPSDLRKHRRKIAAVDEDGREDKATIKCETSPPTTPRGVRMTHTLPASSHNDSRSAAASLDAEGALSSVASSQDSLHKQPKKKGIKSSIGRLFGKKEKGRMGHLAHRHVMVDPQATLMDPDAAGQDVGVSKLGTQAEKDRRLRKKHELLEEARRKGLPFAQWDGPTVVAWLELWLGMPAWYVAACRANVKSGAIMSALSDTEIQREIGISNPLHRLKLRLAIQEMVSLTSPSAPPTSRTKSQSEEGSWAQTLAYGDMNHEWIGNEWLPSLGLPQYRSYFMECLVDARMLDHLTKKDLRVHLKMVDSFHRTSLQYGIMCLKKLNYDRKELERRRETSQHEMRDVLVWSNERVFRWVQSIGLRDYAGILHESGVHGALVALDDNFDYTSLALLLQIPNQNTQARQILEREYNNLLALGTDRRLDECDDKDFRGPSWRRQFPPRDVHGISMMPGSAETLPAGFRLTATSGHSRRMPPDVGASTVQRLDSSTVRTYSC; encoded by the exons ATGATGTGCGAGGTTATGCCCACCATCAGCGAGGACACGGCGCTGAGCCAGCGCGGCTCGCAGAGCGGCTCGGCCGACCCGGACTCCCATTTCGAGCAGCTGATGGTCAACATGCTGGACGAGCGTGACCGGCTGCTGGACACGCTGAGGGAGACGCAGGAGAGCCTGGGCCTTTCCCAGCAGCACCTGCAGGACGTCATCTACGACCGTGATTCGTTACAAAGGCAGCTAAGCTCCGCCTTACCACAG GAGTTTGCGGCCCTCACCAAGGAGCTCAACGCCTGCAGGGAGCAACTGCTGGAAAAGGAAGAGGAGATCTCGGAACTCAAAGCCGAGAGGAACAACACCAGG TTGCTACTGGAGCATCTGGAATGTCTGGTGTCCCGGCACGAGCGGTCGCTGCGCATGACGGTCGTCAAGAGGCAGGCCCAGTCCCCCTCGGGGGTCTCCAGTGAAGTGGAGGTCCTCAAAGCCCTCAAGTCCTTGTTTGAACATCACAAAGCCCTCGATGAAAAG GTGCGAGAGCGTCTGCGGGTGTCTCTGGAGAGGGTGTCTGTCTTGGAGGAGGACCTGACTGCAGCCAATCAGGAG ATAGTGGCCTTACGCGAGCAGAATGCTCAGATCCAGCGGAAGGTGGCGTCGGGCGATGCCGCCGACAACGTTCCGGAGGGCGGCGAGCCGCAGCAGAAGGTCCACGGAAAG CGTCTGTCCAATGGCGCCCTGGAGTCGGTGCGCGAGGCCGGCCAAGTGGCGGAGCTTCAGGACCTTCTGGAGAAACAAAACTACGAGCTGGCCCAGATGAAGGAGCGCATGTCGTCGCTGTCGTCGCGGGTTTCTGAGGTGGAGCAAGAACTGGAGACGGCGCGCAAGGACCTCATCAAGTCCGAGGAGATGAACAACAAGTACCAGCGAGACATTAAGGAG GCTATGTGCCAGAAAGAAGATATGGAGGAGCGCATCGTGACACTGGAGAAGCGCTATCTGAGCGCCCAGCGCGAATCTACGTCGGTGCACGACATCAACGATAAGCTGGAGAACGAGTTGGCCAACAAGGAGGCCTTCCTCAGGCAG ATGGAGGAGAAGAACCGGCAGCTTCAAGAGAGGCTAGAGCTGGCCGAACAGAAGCTCCAGCAGACCATGCGCAAGGCCGAGACGCTCCCCGAGGTGGAGGCCGAGCTGGCCCAGAGGATCGCCGCACTCACCAAG GCCGAGGAGCGTCACGGCAACATCGAGGAGCGAATGCGACACTTGGAGTGTCAGCTGGAGGAGAAGAATCAGGAGCTTCTCAGG GCTCGCCAGCGTGAGAAGATGAACGAAGAGCACAACAAGCGTCTGTCCGACACGGTGGACCGCCTCCTGACCGAGTCCAACGAGCGCCTGCAGCTGCACCTCAAGGAACGCATGGCGGCTCTGGAAGAAAAG AATTTACTCATCCAGGACTCAGAAGTTTACAGAAAGCAGTACGAGGAGTCCATCCACGAGAAG ACACATTTGGCCGAGGAGATGGAGAAGCTGCGGTCGGAGCTGGACCAGTTCCGATTGAGGGTGGGATCCCTCACCGAACCCACCCTGTCACG GTCTCACCTGGATACGTCCGGCGAGCTCCGGTTCTCCTTGGGGTCCCTGGCCGAGACCCAGTCGGATCACTACCGCTCGGCCAAGGTCATACGCAGGCCTCGGCGGGGTCGGGTGGGCCTCCGGGAAACCAAG GCCAAATCTCTTGGCGAGCAAGAGTGGCGCTCGCAGCAGCTGGCCAGCGGCCATTTTGAGAGCGACACGGAAATGTCAGACATGGACGACGACGACCGCGAGACGCTTTTCAGCTCCATGGACCTTCTGTCGCCCGGCGGTCACTCCGACGCGCAGACCCTAGCCATGATGCTTCAGGAGCAGCTGGACGCCATCAACAAGGAGATCCG GCTGATCCAGGAGGAGAAAGAGTCGACAGAGCTGCGCGCCGAGGAGATCGAGAGCCGCGTGGCCAGTGTTAGTCTGGAGGGTCTCAACTTAGCCCGCATGCACCATCACCACCATGGCGCTTCCATCACGGCCTCGGCCACCGCCTCCTCCCTGGCGTCTTCCTCGCCACCCAGCGGCCACTCCACGCCCAAACTGGACCCCCGGAGTCCCGCCCGGGACATGGGTGTCATGACGCTG CCCAGCGATTTACGAAAGCACAGGCGGAAG ATAGCGGCGGTGGACGAGGACGGTCGCGAGGATAAGGCCACCATTAAGTGCGAAACGTCGCCACCCACCACGCCGCGTGGGGTCAGGATGACACACACCCTACCGGCCTCTTCGCACAACGACTCCCGAAG CGCGGCCGCCTCGCTGGATGCCGAAGGCGCCCTGAGCAGCGTGGCCAGCAGCCAGGATTCTCTGCACAAGCAACCCAAGAAAAAAGGCATCAAGTCATCCATCGGACGACTCTTTGGGAAGAAGGAGAAAGGACGCATGGGTCACCTGGCGCACCGACACGTCATGGTGGATCCGCAAG CTACTCTGATGGACCCGGATGCGGCGGGCCAGGACGTGGGAGTTAGCAAGCTGGGGACGCAGGCCGAAAAGGACCGCCGTTTGAGGAAGAA GCACGAGTTGCTGGAAGAAGCCAGGAGGAAGGGCTTACCCTTTGCGCAGTGGGATGGACCCACCGTGGTTGCGTGGCTGGAG CTTTGGCTCGGCATGCCGGCCTGGTACGTGGCGGCGTGCCGCGCCAACGTGAAAAGCGGCGCCATCATGTCGGCGCTGTCGGACACGGAGATCCAGCGTGAAATCGGCATCAGCAACCCCTTGCACAGACTCAAACTCCGGCTGGCTATCCAGGAGATGGTCTCGCTCACCAGCCCGTCGGCGCCCCCTacctccagaact AAATCGCAATCTGAAGAGGGAAGCTGGGCACAG ACGCTGGCTTATGGCGATATGAACCACGAGTGGATTGGCAACGAATGGCTGCCCAGTCTCGGACTACCTCAGTACCGCAGCTACTTCATGGAGTGCCTGGTAGATGCTCGAATGTTGGACCACCTGACCAAAAAGGACCTGAGGGTGCATCTCAAAATGGTGGACAGCTTCCATAG AACAAGTTTACAATACGGCATCATGTGTCTGAAGAAGCTCAACTACGACAGGAAAGAGCTGGAACGGCGCCGTGAGACGAGCCAACACGAAATGAGAG ATGTTCTGGTGTGGAGCAACGAGCGGGTGTTCCGCTGGGTGCAGAGCATCGGACTGCGCGACTACGCCGGCATCTTGCACGAGAGCGGCGTGCACGGAGCGCTGGTCGCCCTGGACGACAACTTTGATTACACGAGCCTGGCGCTCTTACTCCAGATTCCCAATCAAAACACTCAG GCCCGTCAGATTCTGGAGCGCGAGTACAACAACCTACTGGCACTAGGCACAGACCGGCGGCTGGACGAG TGCGACGACAAGGACTTCCGAGGTCCCTCGTGGAGGCGTCAGTTCCCGCCCCGCGATGTCCACGGCATCAGCATGATGCCCGGCTCGGCCGAGACCCTACCGGCCGGCTTTCGTCTGACCGCCACGTCGGGTCACTCGCGCAGAATGCCGCCCGATG TGGGAGCCTCCACAGTTCAGCGCCTGGACAGCTCCACGGTGAGAACCTACTCGTGCTGA
- the ppfia2 gene encoding liprin-alpha-2 isoform X4: MIFSDVNAGCNSPKAHPPNGTRFYTFQEFAALTKELNACREQLLEKEEEISELKAERNNTRLLLEHLECLVSRHERSLRMTVVKRQAQSPSGVSSEVEVLKALKSLFEHHKALDEKVRERLRVSLERVSVLEEDLTAANQEIVALREQNAQIQRKVASGDAADNVPEGGEPQQKVHGKRLSNGALESVREAGQVAELQDLLEKQNYELAQMKERMSSLSSRVSEVEQELETARKDLIKSEEMNNKYQRDIKEAMCQKEDMEERIVTLEKRYLSAQRESTSVHDINDKLENELANKEAFLRQMEEKNRQLQERLELAEQKLQQTMRKAETLPEVEAELAQRIAALTKAEERHGNIEERMRHLECQLEEKNQELLRARQREKMNEEHNKRLSDTVDRLLTESNERLQLHLKERMAALEEKNLLIQDSEVYRKQYEESIHEKTHLAEEMEKLRSELDQFRLRVGSLTEPTLSRSHLDTSGELRFSLGSLAETQSDHYRSAKVIRRPRRGRVGLRETKAKSLGEQEWRSQQLASGHFESDTEMSDMDDDDRETLFSSMDLLSPGGHSDAQTLAMMLQEQLDAINKEIRLIQEEKESTELRAEEIESRVASVSLEGLNLARMHHHHHGASITASATASSLASSSPPSGHSTPKLDPRSPARDMGVMTLPSDLRKHRRKIAAVDEDGREDKATIKCETSPPTTPRGVRMTHTLPASSHNDSRSAAASLDAEGALSSVASSQDSLHKQPKKKGIKSSIGRLFGKKEKGRMGHLAHRHVMVDPQATLMDPDAAGQDVGVSKLGTQAEKDRRLRKKHELLEEARRKGLPFAQWDGPTVVAWLELWLGMPAWYVAACRANVKSGAIMSALSDTEIQREIGISNPLHRLKLRLAIQEMVSLTSPSAPPTSRTKSQSEEGSWAQTLAYGDMNHEWIGNEWLPSLGLPQYRSYFMECLVDARMLDHLTKKDLRVHLKMVDSFHRTSLQYGIMCLKKLNYDRKELERRRETSQHEMRDVLVWSNERVFRWVQSIGLRDYAGILHESGVHGALVALDDNFDYTSLALLLQIPNQNTQARQILEREYNNLLALGTDRRLDECDDKDFRGPSWRRQFPPRDVHGISMMPGSAETLPAGFRLTATSGHSRRMPPDVGASTVQRLDSSTVRTYSC; this comes from the exons ATGATTTTCTCCGACGTGAACGCGGGGTGCAACTCCCCCAAGGCGCATCCGCCCAACGGCACCAGGTTCTACACCTTCCAG GAGTTTGCGGCCCTCACCAAGGAGCTCAACGCCTGCAGGGAGCAACTGCTGGAAAAGGAAGAGGAGATCTCGGAACTCAAAGCCGAGAGGAACAACACCAGG TTGCTACTGGAGCATCTGGAATGTCTGGTGTCCCGGCACGAGCGGTCGCTGCGCATGACGGTCGTCAAGAGGCAGGCCCAGTCCCCCTCGGGGGTCTCCAGTGAAGTGGAGGTCCTCAAAGCCCTCAAGTCCTTGTTTGAACATCACAAAGCCCTCGATGAAAAG GTGCGAGAGCGTCTGCGGGTGTCTCTGGAGAGGGTGTCTGTCTTGGAGGAGGACCTGACTGCAGCCAATCAGGAG ATAGTGGCCTTACGCGAGCAGAATGCTCAGATCCAGCGGAAGGTGGCGTCGGGCGATGCCGCCGACAACGTTCCGGAGGGCGGCGAGCCGCAGCAGAAGGTCCACGGAAAG CGTCTGTCCAATGGCGCCCTGGAGTCGGTGCGCGAGGCCGGCCAAGTGGCGGAGCTTCAGGACCTTCTGGAGAAACAAAACTACGAGCTGGCCCAGATGAAGGAGCGCATGTCGTCGCTGTCGTCGCGGGTTTCTGAGGTGGAGCAAGAACTGGAGACGGCGCGCAAGGACCTCATCAAGTCCGAGGAGATGAACAACAAGTACCAGCGAGACATTAAGGAG GCTATGTGCCAGAAAGAAGATATGGAGGAGCGCATCGTGACACTGGAGAAGCGCTATCTGAGCGCCCAGCGCGAATCTACGTCGGTGCACGACATCAACGATAAGCTGGAGAACGAGTTGGCCAACAAGGAGGCCTTCCTCAGGCAG ATGGAGGAGAAGAACCGGCAGCTTCAAGAGAGGCTAGAGCTGGCCGAACAGAAGCTCCAGCAGACCATGCGCAAGGCCGAGACGCTCCCCGAGGTGGAGGCCGAGCTGGCCCAGAGGATCGCCGCACTCACCAAG GCCGAGGAGCGTCACGGCAACATCGAGGAGCGAATGCGACACTTGGAGTGTCAGCTGGAGGAGAAGAATCAGGAGCTTCTCAGG GCTCGCCAGCGTGAGAAGATGAACGAAGAGCACAACAAGCGTCTGTCCGACACGGTGGACCGCCTCCTGACCGAGTCCAACGAGCGCCTGCAGCTGCACCTCAAGGAACGCATGGCGGCTCTGGAAGAAAAG AATTTACTCATCCAGGACTCAGAAGTTTACAGAAAGCAGTACGAGGAGTCCATCCACGAGAAG ACACATTTGGCCGAGGAGATGGAGAAGCTGCGGTCGGAGCTGGACCAGTTCCGATTGAGGGTGGGATCCCTCACCGAACCCACCCTGTCACG GTCTCACCTGGATACGTCCGGCGAGCTCCGGTTCTCCTTGGGGTCCCTGGCCGAGACCCAGTCGGATCACTACCGCTCGGCCAAGGTCATACGCAGGCCTCGGCGGGGTCGGGTGGGCCTCCGGGAAACCAAG GCCAAATCTCTTGGCGAGCAAGAGTGGCGCTCGCAGCAGCTGGCCAGCGGCCATTTTGAGAGCGACACGGAAATGTCAGACATGGACGACGACGACCGCGAGACGCTTTTCAGCTCCATGGACCTTCTGTCGCCCGGCGGTCACTCCGACGCGCAGACCCTAGCCATGATGCTTCAGGAGCAGCTGGACGCCATCAACAAGGAGATCCG GCTGATCCAGGAGGAGAAAGAGTCGACAGAGCTGCGCGCCGAGGAGATCGAGAGCCGCGTGGCCAGTGTTAGTCTGGAGGGTCTCAACTTAGCCCGCATGCACCATCACCACCATGGCGCTTCCATCACGGCCTCGGCCACCGCCTCCTCCCTGGCGTCTTCCTCGCCACCCAGCGGCCACTCCACGCCCAAACTGGACCCCCGGAGTCCCGCCCGGGACATGGGTGTCATGACGCTG CCCAGCGATTTACGAAAGCACAGGCGGAAG ATAGCGGCGGTGGACGAGGACGGTCGCGAGGATAAGGCCACCATTAAGTGCGAAACGTCGCCACCCACCACGCCGCGTGGGGTCAGGATGACACACACCCTACCGGCCTCTTCGCACAACGACTCCCGAAG CGCGGCCGCCTCGCTGGATGCCGAAGGCGCCCTGAGCAGCGTGGCCAGCAGCCAGGATTCTCTGCACAAGCAACCCAAGAAAAAAGGCATCAAGTCATCCATCGGACGACTCTTTGGGAAGAAGGAGAAAGGACGCATGGGTCACCTGGCGCACCGACACGTCATGGTGGATCCGCAAG CTACTCTGATGGACCCGGATGCGGCGGGCCAGGACGTGGGAGTTAGCAAGCTGGGGACGCAGGCCGAAAAGGACCGCCGTTTGAGGAAGAA GCACGAGTTGCTGGAAGAAGCCAGGAGGAAGGGCTTACCCTTTGCGCAGTGGGATGGACCCACCGTGGTTGCGTGGCTGGAG CTTTGGCTCGGCATGCCGGCCTGGTACGTGGCGGCGTGCCGCGCCAACGTGAAAAGCGGCGCCATCATGTCGGCGCTGTCGGACACGGAGATCCAGCGTGAAATCGGCATCAGCAACCCCTTGCACAGACTCAAACTCCGGCTGGCTATCCAGGAGATGGTCTCGCTCACCAGCCCGTCGGCGCCCCCTacctccagaact AAATCGCAATCTGAAGAGGGAAGCTGGGCACAG ACGCTGGCTTATGGCGATATGAACCACGAGTGGATTGGCAACGAATGGCTGCCCAGTCTCGGACTACCTCAGTACCGCAGCTACTTCATGGAGTGCCTGGTAGATGCTCGAATGTTGGACCACCTGACCAAAAAGGACCTGAGGGTGCATCTCAAAATGGTGGACAGCTTCCATAG AACAAGTTTACAATACGGCATCATGTGTCTGAAGAAGCTCAACTACGACAGGAAAGAGCTGGAACGGCGCCGTGAGACGAGCCAACACGAAATGAGAG ATGTTCTGGTGTGGAGCAACGAGCGGGTGTTCCGCTGGGTGCAGAGCATCGGACTGCGCGACTACGCCGGCATCTTGCACGAGAGCGGCGTGCACGGAGCGCTGGTCGCCCTGGACGACAACTTTGATTACACGAGCCTGGCGCTCTTACTCCAGATTCCCAATCAAAACACTCAG GCCCGTCAGATTCTGGAGCGCGAGTACAACAACCTACTGGCACTAGGCACAGACCGGCGGCTGGACGAG TGCGACGACAAGGACTTCCGAGGTCCCTCGTGGAGGCGTCAGTTCCCGCCCCGCGATGTCCACGGCATCAGCATGATGCCCGGCTCGGCCGAGACCCTACCGGCCGGCTTTCGTCTGACCGCCACGTCGGGTCACTCGCGCAGAATGCCGCCCGATG TGGGAGCCTCCACAGTTCAGCGCCTGGACAGCTCCACGGTGAGAACCTACTCGTGCTGA
- the ppfia2 gene encoding liprin-alpha-2 isoform X1, giving the protein MMCEVMPTISEDTALSQRGSQSGSADPDSHFEQLMVNMLDERDRLLDTLRETQESLGLSQQHLQDVIYDRDSLQRQLSSALPQEFAALTKELNACREQLLEKEEEISELKAERNNTRLLLEHLECLVSRHERSLRMTVVKRQAQSPSGVSSEVEVLKALKSLFEHHKALDEKVRERLRVSLERVSVLEEDLTAANQEIVALREQNAQIQRKVASGDAADNVPEGGEPQQKVHGKRLSNGALESVREAGQVAELQDLLEKQNYELAQMKERMSSLSSRVSEVEQELETARKDLIKSEEMNNKYQRDIKEAMCQKEDMEERIVTLEKRYLSAQRESTSVHDINDKLENELANKEAFLRQMEEKNRQLQERLELAEQKLQQTMRKAETLPEVEAELAQRIAALTKAEERHGNIEERMRHLECQLEEKNQELLRARQREKMNEEHNKRLSDTVDRLLTESNERLQLHLKERMAALEEKNLLIQDSEVYRKQYEESIHEKTHLAEEMEKLRSELDQFRLRVGSLTEPTLSRSHLDTSGELRFSLGSLAETQSDHYRSAKVIRRPRRGRVGLRETKAKSLGEQEWRSQQLASGHFESDTEMSDMDDDDRETLFSSMDLLSPGGHSDAQTLAMMLQEQLDAINKEIRLIQEEKESTELRAEEIESRVASVSLEGLNLARMHHHHHGASITASATASSLASSSPPSGHSTPKLDPRSPARDMGVMTLPSDLRKHRRKIAAVDEDGREDKATIKCETSPPTTPRGVRMTHTLPASSHNDSRSAAASLDAEGALSSVASSQDSLHKQPKKKGIKSSIGRLFGKKEKGRMGHLAHRHVMVDPQATLMDPDAAGQDVGVSKLGTQAEKDRRLRKKHELLEEARRKGLPFAQWDGPTVVAWLELWLGMPAWYVAACRANVKSGAIMSALSDTEIQREIGISNPLHRLKLRLAIQEMVSLTSPSAPPTSRTPSGNVWVTHEEMETMAAPSKSKSQSEEGSWAQTLAYGDMNHEWIGNEWLPSLGLPQYRSYFMECLVDARMLDHLTKKDLRVHLKMVDSFHRTSLQYGIMCLKKLNYDRKELERRRETSQHEMRDVLVWSNERVFRWVQSIGLRDYAGILHESGVHGALVALDDNFDYTSLALLLQIPNQNTQARQILEREYNNLLALGTDRRLDECDDKDFRGPSWRRQFPPRDVHGISMMPGSAETLPAGFRLTATSGHSRRMPPDVGASTVQRLDSSTVRTYSC; this is encoded by the exons ATGATGTGCGAGGTTATGCCCACCATCAGCGAGGACACGGCGCTGAGCCAGCGCGGCTCGCAGAGCGGCTCGGCCGACCCGGACTCCCATTTCGAGCAGCTGATGGTCAACATGCTGGACGAGCGTGACCGGCTGCTGGACACGCTGAGGGAGACGCAGGAGAGCCTGGGCCTTTCCCAGCAGCACCTGCAGGACGTCATCTACGACCGTGATTCGTTACAAAGGCAGCTAAGCTCCGCCTTACCACAG GAGTTTGCGGCCCTCACCAAGGAGCTCAACGCCTGCAGGGAGCAACTGCTGGAAAAGGAAGAGGAGATCTCGGAACTCAAAGCCGAGAGGAACAACACCAGG TTGCTACTGGAGCATCTGGAATGTCTGGTGTCCCGGCACGAGCGGTCGCTGCGCATGACGGTCGTCAAGAGGCAGGCCCAGTCCCCCTCGGGGGTCTCCAGTGAAGTGGAGGTCCTCAAAGCCCTCAAGTCCTTGTTTGAACATCACAAAGCCCTCGATGAAAAG GTGCGAGAGCGTCTGCGGGTGTCTCTGGAGAGGGTGTCTGTCTTGGAGGAGGACCTGACTGCAGCCAATCAGGAG ATAGTGGCCTTACGCGAGCAGAATGCTCAGATCCAGCGGAAGGTGGCGTCGGGCGATGCCGCCGACAACGTTCCGGAGGGCGGCGAGCCGCAGCAGAAGGTCCACGGAAAG CGTCTGTCCAATGGCGCCCTGGAGTCGGTGCGCGAGGCCGGCCAAGTGGCGGAGCTTCAGGACCTTCTGGAGAAACAAAACTACGAGCTGGCCCAGATGAAGGAGCGCATGTCGTCGCTGTCGTCGCGGGTTTCTGAGGTGGAGCAAGAACTGGAGACGGCGCGCAAGGACCTCATCAAGTCCGAGGAGATGAACAACAAGTACCAGCGAGACATTAAGGAG GCTATGTGCCAGAAAGAAGATATGGAGGAGCGCATCGTGACACTGGAGAAGCGCTATCTGAGCGCCCAGCGCGAATCTACGTCGGTGCACGACATCAACGATAAGCTGGAGAACGAGTTGGCCAACAAGGAGGCCTTCCTCAGGCAG ATGGAGGAGAAGAACCGGCAGCTTCAAGAGAGGCTAGAGCTGGCCGAACAGAAGCTCCAGCAGACCATGCGCAAGGCCGAGACGCTCCCCGAGGTGGAGGCCGAGCTGGCCCAGAGGATCGCCGCACTCACCAAG GCCGAGGAGCGTCACGGCAACATCGAGGAGCGAATGCGACACTTGGAGTGTCAGCTGGAGGAGAAGAATCAGGAGCTTCTCAGG GCTCGCCAGCGTGAGAAGATGAACGAAGAGCACAACAAGCGTCTGTCCGACACGGTGGACCGCCTCCTGACCGAGTCCAACGAGCGCCTGCAGCTGCACCTCAAGGAACGCATGGCGGCTCTGGAAGAAAAG AATTTACTCATCCAGGACTCAGAAGTTTACAGAAAGCAGTACGAGGAGTCCATCCACGAGAAG ACACATTTGGCCGAGGAGATGGAGAAGCTGCGGTCGGAGCTGGACCAGTTCCGATTGAGGGTGGGATCCCTCACCGAACCCACCCTGTCACG GTCTCACCTGGATACGTCCGGCGAGCTCCGGTTCTCCTTGGGGTCCCTGGCCGAGACCCAGTCGGATCACTACCGCTCGGCCAAGGTCATACGCAGGCCTCGGCGGGGTCGGGTGGGCCTCCGGGAAACCAAG GCCAAATCTCTTGGCGAGCAAGAGTGGCGCTCGCAGCAGCTGGCCAGCGGCCATTTTGAGAGCGACACGGAAATGTCAGACATGGACGACGACGACCGCGAGACGCTTTTCAGCTCCATGGACCTTCTGTCGCCCGGCGGTCACTCCGACGCGCAGACCCTAGCCATGATGCTTCAGGAGCAGCTGGACGCCATCAACAAGGAGATCCG GCTGATCCAGGAGGAGAAAGAGTCGACAGAGCTGCGCGCCGAGGAGATCGAGAGCCGCGTGGCCAGTGTTAGTCTGGAGGGTCTCAACTTAGCCCGCATGCACCATCACCACCATGGCGCTTCCATCACGGCCTCGGCCACCGCCTCCTCCCTGGCGTCTTCCTCGCCACCCAGCGGCCACTCCACGCCCAAACTGGACCCCCGGAGTCCCGCCCGGGACATGGGTGTCATGACGCTG CCCAGCGATTTACGAAAGCACAGGCGGAAG ATAGCGGCGGTGGACGAGGACGGTCGCGAGGATAAGGCCACCATTAAGTGCGAAACGTCGCCACCCACCACGCCGCGTGGGGTCAGGATGACACACACCCTACCGGCCTCTTCGCACAACGACTCCCGAAG CGCGGCCGCCTCGCTGGATGCCGAAGGCGCCCTGAGCAGCGTGGCCAGCAGCCAGGATTCTCTGCACAAGCAACCCAAGAAAAAAGGCATCAAGTCATCCATCGGACGACTCTTTGGGAAGAAGGAGAAAGGACGCATGGGTCACCTGGCGCACCGACACGTCATGGTGGATCCGCAAG CTACTCTGATGGACCCGGATGCGGCGGGCCAGGACGTGGGAGTTAGCAAGCTGGGGACGCAGGCCGAAAAGGACCGCCGTTTGAGGAAGAA GCACGAGTTGCTGGAAGAAGCCAGGAGGAAGGGCTTACCCTTTGCGCAGTGGGATGGACCCACCGTGGTTGCGTGGCTGGAG CTTTGGCTCGGCATGCCGGCCTGGTACGTGGCGGCGTGCCGCGCCAACGTGAAAAGCGGCGCCATCATGTCGGCGCTGTCGGACACGGAGATCCAGCGTGAAATCGGCATCAGCAACCCCTTGCACAGACTCAAACTCCGGCTGGCTATCCAGGAGATGGTCTCGCTCACCAGCCCGTCGGCGCCCCCTacctccagaact CCGTCAGGCAACGTATGGGTGACCCACGAGGAGATGGAGACCATGGCGGCTCCTTCCAAATCG AAATCGCAATCTGAAGAGGGAAGCTGGGCACAG ACGCTGGCTTATGGCGATATGAACCACGAGTGGATTGGCAACGAATGGCTGCCCAGTCTCGGACTACCTCAGTACCGCAGCTACTTCATGGAGTGCCTGGTAGATGCTCGAATGTTGGACCACCTGACCAAAAAGGACCTGAGGGTGCATCTCAAAATGGTGGACAGCTTCCATAG AACAAGTTTACAATACGGCATCATGTGTCTGAAGAAGCTCAACTACGACAGGAAAGAGCTGGAACGGCGCCGTGAGACGAGCCAACACGAAATGAGAG ATGTTCTGGTGTGGAGCAACGAGCGGGTGTTCCGCTGGGTGCAGAGCATCGGACTGCGCGACTACGCCGGCATCTTGCACGAGAGCGGCGTGCACGGAGCGCTGGTCGCCCTGGACGACAACTTTGATTACACGAGCCTGGCGCTCTTACTCCAGATTCCCAATCAAAACACTCAG GCCCGTCAGATTCTGGAGCGCGAGTACAACAACCTACTGGCACTAGGCACAGACCGGCGGCTGGACGAG TGCGACGACAAGGACTTCCGAGGTCCCTCGTGGAGGCGTCAGTTCCCGCCCCGCGATGTCCACGGCATCAGCATGATGCCCGGCTCGGCCGAGACCCTACCGGCCGGCTTTCGTCTGACCGCCACGTCGGGTCACTCGCGCAGAATGCCGCCCGATG TGGGAGCCTCCACAGTTCAGCGCCTGGACAGCTCCACGGTGAGAACCTACTCGTGCTGA